In the Elizabethkingia bruuniana genome, AGTCTATTGAACCGGCGAGACCAATCTGGGTATTCTGACTTATATTATAGAGCACATTTAGTCTTGGCCAGTAAAACTGAGCCAGCCATTTATTGTTTGTGCTCTTGTAGTCAATTGATATTCCGGGAGTAATTAAAGTTTCTCCGAAAGAATGAAGAGCATGAACGCCAACGCCTATTTCGAAATTTGATTCGGGACCAAATTTCTTTGATACACCGAGAATTCCGTCGAGAACCAGATTGTCAAAAGATACGGACTTTTCTCCCGCAAGTGCAGGCATAGCGATTGCCAGAACAGACCATTTTTCTGAGATCGGATGTCGGATAATTATTGTGGGTTTTATTTCCTGAATTCTTTTCAGTCGGTTAGGATCCTCTATACTATTATTGTCATAATTAAAATCCATTAGTCGGTAATTCAGATTCCCGAAAATACTGGTCTTTCCAATTTTAACGTGAGGGATTGGTATCCATGCATCATAGGTATTCAATCGGAATTTATTTTCCGGATCTGGACTTTCAGTTGGTAAGTCTTTGAATGTTGCTTTGCTATGGCTAGTGACAGATATTCCGCCAATATCCTGAATAATCTGAGCATGAATTTTACCCGAAAAGAAAAAGGTGAAAAGAACGGCTAAACAAAAATATAACCACTTAGGTGTTGCACTTTGTTTGCCATAAAGAGGAGCTTTATAATCTCCATTTTTAAGAATTAATAATGTTTTCATTTTCTCTGTATTTAATGATACAAAGATGGACTGAAA is a window encoding:
- a CDS encoding DUF6268 family outer membrane beta-barrel protein, with protein sequence MKTLLILKNGDYKAPLYGKQSATPKWLYFCLAVLFTFFFSGKIHAQIIQDIGGISVTSHSKATFKDLPTESPDPENKFRLNTYDAWIPIPHVKIGKTSIFGNLNYRLMDFNYDNNSIEDPNRLKRIQEIKPTIIIRHPISEKWSVLAIAMPALAGEKSVSFDNLVLDGILGVSKKFGPESNFEIGVGVHALHSFGETLITPGISIDYKSTNNKWLAQFYWPRLNVLYNISQNTQIGLAGSIDWARFKLKSFRGYNGKEADYAQFSTIHGGLQLNQRIAGGIWLQVQGGAGLFNSYELFDINQKTVNNFSVSNMAYGKVTLTYRIGKK